The genomic interval CCGAGGAACTCGACCGCGTGGACCCGATTCCCAACGCGTACTTCCTCGAAGTGTCTTCGCCCGGCGCGGAGCGGCCTCTGAAGAGGCCGGCGGATTTTGAGCGCGCCGTGGGCCGATACGTGCACGTGTCGCTGTACGAGCCGCTTATGGGAGCCAAGACGCACGAAGGGACGCTCGTCTCTTACGACGGGGAACGTTTGATCCTTGAGATCAAGCGCCGCTCAAAGACCGTCACGCTGGCGGTGCCCATGGAAAAGATTGCGCACGCGCGGCTGGCTCTGGAGTGGTGACCCGAACGCGCCTGAGATTTCGCGAAGGGGAGGTTCCCTAGTCATGAATGTGGATTTTCTGGAAGCGCTGGACCAGTTGGCGCGCGAAAAAGGAATTGACAAGGAAGTTCTGCTCGAGGCGATTGAGGCGGCGCTCATCGCGAGCTACCGCCGCAACTTCCACTCGGCGGCCAACGTGCGCGTGGAGGTGAAGCGAGACACGGGCGAGGTCCACGTGTACGCGCGCAAGACCGTCGTCGAGGAGCCGAAGGACACGCGCCTCGAGATCTCGCTAGACGCGGCGCGCGACATCAATCCAAGCTATCAAATCGGAGATGTCGTGGAAATTGAGGTCACCCCTCGCGACTTCGGGCGCATCGCCGCGCAGGCCGCCAAGCAGGTCGTCATGCAGCGCGTGAAGGAAGCCGAGCGATCCGTCATCTACAGCAAGTTTGCGGATCGCGAGGAAGAGGTCGTGAGCGGGATCGTCAGCCGGCTCGAGCCGCGCGTCGCCTACATCGATCTCGGCGACACGGAGGCGATTTTGCCGCAGTCGGAACAGATGGCGTCCGACAAGCTGCAGGTCGGCAAGCGGCTCAAGGTGTTCATCGCGCGCGTGGAGCGCACGTCGAAGGGCCCGCAGATTGTGGTGTCCCGCACCCATCCGGGGCTTCTTCGCCGCTTGTTTGAACTCGAGGTGCCGGAAATTTACGAGGGCATCGTGGAGATCAAGGCCGTGGCCCGCGAGGCGGGATCGCGTTCCAAAATCGCGGTTCATTCGCGCAATCCGGAGGTGGATCCCATCGGCGCGTGCGTCGGCGCCCGGGGATCGCGCGTCCAGGCGATTGTGAACGAATTGAACGGGGAAAAGGTCGACATCGTGGAGTGGAGCGAAGATCCGGCGACGTTCGTGGCGAATGCGCTGTCTCCCGCGAAAGTGATCGACGTGCACATCTATGAGGACGAGCGCGTGGCGCGGACGGTGGTTCCGGATTATCAACTGTCCCTGGCGATTGGGAAGGAGGGACAGAACGCCCGGCTTGCCGCGCGGCTCACGGGCTGGAAGATCGACATCAAGAGCGAGTCGCAGATGGCCTCCCATTCGCTTCTCGATCAGCTCGAGGACACGAACGAGGAGGAACCCGAGTTTGCCACGCTGTCCGACGACTGGCTGAACGAACCCTGAACGGGGAGGGCGCCGCATGAATCGCGTGAGAAAGGTGCCGCTTCGCAAGTGCGTGGGCTGCCAGGAGATGAAGCCGAAGGCGGAACTCACGCGCGTTGTTCGAACGCCAGAGGGAGACATCGTGCTGGATTCGACCGGGAAGCGGAATGGCCGAGGCGCCTATCTGTGCCCGTCTGAAGCGTGCCTCAACGTCGCGGTCAAGCGAAAGGCGCTGGAGCGCGCGCTGAAGGCGGCCATTCCGCAGGAGATCCATGAGTCTCTCCGCCGCCAGCTGGTGGGAGACGGAGATGCGCACTGACAAAGAGACCATCTTGGGGCTGCTCGGCTTGGCGCGCCGGGCCGGGGCCGTGATCGACGGCCAGAAGCGCGTGTTGGACGCCGTGAGGACGCGGCGAGCCCAATTGGTGATGATCGCGGTGGACGCGGGAGACAATGGCCGAAAGAAACTGATGGACAAGGCGGCGTCGTACGGCATTCAGGTCGTGTGTTTCGGGACCAAAGCGGAGATCGGTCGAGCCATTGGACGGGATACGTCCGGTGCCGTTGCCGTCGTGGAGCCTGGATTTGCGCGCGAGGTCGTGGCGCGGCTTGGGGAATTCCACGGAGGTGGAGCGTTTGACGAAGTTGAGAGTGTACGAGTACGCGAAGCAGATGAACATGTCGAGCAAGGAGATTTTGACCATCCTCAACCGGCTCGGCGTGCCCGTCGCGAATCACATGAGCGTGATGGACGATGAGATGATTCAGAAGGTCGAGCAGTTCTTTGAAGACGTGAAG from Alicyclobacillus acidocaldarius subsp. acidocaldarius DSM 446 carries:
- the rnpM gene encoding RNase P modulator RnpM, giving the protein MNRVRKVPLRKCVGCQEMKPKAELTRVVRTPEGDIVLDSTGKRNGRGAYLCPSEACLNVAVKRKALERALKAAIPQEIHESLRRQLVGDGDAH
- the rimP gene encoding ribosome maturation factor RimP, whose amino-acid sequence is MTRDRVTEIVERLVLPIVEREAVELVDIEYTKEGKNWYLRVYIDKPGGVDIDDCSRVSEQLSEELDRVDPIPNAYFLEVSSPGAERPLKRPADFERAVGRYVHVSLYEPLMGAKTHEGTLVSYDGERLILEIKRRSKTVTLAVPMEKIAHARLALEW
- a CDS encoding L7Ae/L30e/S12e/Gadd45 family ribosomal protein; this translates as MRTDKETILGLLGLARRAGAVIDGQKRVLDAVRTRRAQLVMIAVDAGDNGRKKLMDKAASYGIQVVCFGTKAEIGRAIGRDTSGAVAVVEPGFAREVVARLGEFHGGGAFDEVESVRVREADEHVEQGDFDHPQPARRARRESHERDGR
- the nusA gene encoding transcription termination factor NusA, translated to MNVDFLEALDQLAREKGIDKEVLLEAIEAALIASYRRNFHSAANVRVEVKRDTGEVHVYARKTVVEEPKDTRLEISLDAARDINPSYQIGDVVEIEVTPRDFGRIAAQAAKQVVMQRVKEAERSVIYSKFADREEEVVSGIVSRLEPRVAYIDLGDTEAILPQSEQMASDKLQVGKRLKVFIARVERTSKGPQIVVSRTHPGLLRRLFELEVPEIYEGIVEIKAVAREAGSRSKIAVHSRNPEVDPIGACVGARGSRVQAIVNELNGEKVDIVEWSEDPATFVANALSPAKVIDVHIYEDERVARTVVPDYQLSLAIGKEGQNARLAARLTGWKIDIKSESQMASHSLLDQLEDTNEEEPEFATLSDDWLNEP